One window of Papaver somniferum cultivar HN1 chromosome 9, ASM357369v1, whole genome shotgun sequence genomic DNA carries:
- the LOC113311242 gene encoding uncharacterized protein LOC113311242, which translates to MERESSLKVWEKMKITFAAEEIPEENLKRTSPLIITVTAERGENIVMKKNSEIWAVDRILIDTGSRVDVLFYRTFKAMGYEYAEMTRPTYNVHGFNKAITKPKGEIEMRILLGEVVTKITLCVIDIESPYNMLLGRPWVHGIKAVASTLHQCIRFPIPSGIGEIKGDVTSAKICNQIDVRNYEGKAKKRNDRWRKAKELKREDEFRIYMIRAKEGKGIPSEAQAKEGGRMKKIKEPTPMGEPKENFIAVEPTKEINVGSEEEPKMLKI; encoded by the coding sequence ATGGAAAGAGAATCTTCATTAAAAGTATGGGAAAAAATGAAGATTACATTTGCAGCAGAAGAAATTCCGGAAGAAAATTTAAAGAGAACAAGTCCGTTGATAATTACAGTCACAGCTGAACGAGGAGAAAACATTGTAATGAAGAAGAACTCAGAAATATGGGCGGTAGATAGAATACTGATAGATACAGGAAGCCGAGTGGATGTTttattttatcgcacattcaaagcaATGGGATATGAGTATGCAGAGATGACACGTCCAACTTACAATGTTCATGGATTCAATAAAGCAATCAcaaaaccaaaaggagaaattgagaTGCGAATATTATTGGGAGAAGTAGTAACAAAGATAAcactgtgtgtgattgatatagaatcaccatacaacatgttgtTGGGAAGACCGTGGGTGCATGGGATAAAGGCTGTAGCATCGACATTACATCAGTGCATCAGGTTTCCAATCCCAAGTGGtataggtgaaatcaaaggagatgTGACGAGTGCGAAGATTTGCAATCAGATAGATGTAAGAAATTATGAAGGGAAAGCAAAGAAGCGAAACGATCGCTGGAGAAAAGCAAAAGAATTAAAAAGGGAGGATGAATTTCGGATATACATGATCAGAGCAAAAGAGGGAAAAGGAATACCAAGTGAAGCACAAGCGAAGGAAGGTGGCCGGATGAAAAAGattaaagaaccaacaccaatgggagaaccgaaGGAAAATTTTATCGCAGTGGAACCAacgaaagaaataaatgttggatcAGAAGAAGAACCGAAAATGTTAAAAATatga
- the LOC113308675 gene encoding L-type lectin-domain containing receptor kinase IV.2-like isoform X2, producing the protein MLVFKKLDMVVLVVVMLSIAVSPSLSQEQRPEFLYNGFKGEAAKFRFDQGVANITDNGLLRLTNNLNGTYQIGHAFYTRPFQFKSTTIQQNSSTSSSKGNTSSSGGIDVNDLKSAISKRSEYTDDNGRIHKISLISGEPIQVWIDYDGVGKKLNVTLAPIYVLRKPKTPLISFGHDLSNVIKDSMYVGFSSSTSFILTSHYIMGWSFKVNNGTAEPLNLNQLPQPPRKKSSKSKLFGVELPIIIPVILLTFIIGILVVVRKIRNEKFEDLVEDWELGYGRQRFSYKDLYIATKGFKEKELLGIGGFGRVYKGELPTSKTEIAVKRVAHNSQQGEREFIAEIISIGHLRHRNLVQLLGYCRRNRELLLVYEFMPNGSLDKLIFRHSNSTSTLPVLSWNQRFQIIKGVACGLVYLHEEWEQVVIHRDIKASNVLLDGEMNARLGDFGLARLYNRGTNPQTTNVVGTLGYIAPEMTKTGRSTTSSDVYSFGAFLLEVACGRRPIEMHKSETEEGEVLVDWVLYCWRSGRILQTSDPNLMNEYVNEEMELVLKIGLLCSRNNPKARPSMRQVMQYLDGDVPLPETELWGLDYDDPSMSSSWGERPSHAIEMVSLTTSSRSTSVAESLLSGPR; encoded by the exons ATGTTAGTATTCAAGAAGCTCGATAtggtggttctggtggtggtgatgcTATCTATTGCAGTTTCGCCATCATTATCACAAGAACAACGTCCTGAATTTCTCTACAATGGCTTCAAAGGTGAAGCTGCTAAATTTAGATTTGATCAAGGCGTAGCAAACATCACAGATAACGGCTTATTGAGGTTAACAAACAACTTAAACGGCACCTATCAAATAGGTCATGCTTTCTACACTCGTCCATTTCAATTCAAGAGTACTACTATTCAACAAAATTCATCTACATCATCGTCAAAAGGAAATACTTCTAGTTCTGGTG GAATCGACGTCAATGACCTGAAGTCTGCTATATCCAAACGTTCCGAGTACACAGATGATAACGGAAGAATTCACAAGATTAGCCTCATAAGTGGGGAACCCATTCAAGTTTGGATAGATTATGATGGGGTTGGGAAGAAACTTAACGTCACGTTAGCGCCAATTTACGTTCTTCGTAAACCCAAAACTCCATTAATCTCTTTCGGCCATGATCTTTCAAACGTCATTAAAGATTCTATGTATGTTGGTTTCTCATCATCTACCAGTTTTATACTAACATCTCATTACATAATGGGATGGAGCTTTAAGGTTAATAATGGAACAGCCGAACCCCTCAATCTCAACCAACTTCCCCAGCCTCCTAGAAAAAAGTCTTCAAAATCAAAACTCTTCGGAGTTGAATTACCAATAATTATCCCAGTTATTTTGCTAACATTTATCATTGGCATCCTAGTCGTCGTAAGAAAAATCAGAAACGAGAAATTTGAAGACCTGGTGGAGGACTGGGAGCTCGGTTATGGGAGGCAGAGGTTCTCATATAAAGATCTATACATTGCTACAAAGGGATTCAAAGAGAAAGAACTTCTTGGCATCGGCGGCTTCGGTAGGGTTTACAAAGGTGAGTTGCCAACTTCAAAAACTGAAATTGCAGTTAAAAGAGTCGCTCATAATTCGCAACAAGGAGAACGGGAATTTATCGCAGAAATCATTAGCATTGGTCACCTTCGACACCGAAATTTGGTACAGCTCTTGGGATATTGCAGGAGGAACAGAGAACTACTTCTGGTCTATGAGTTCATGCCAAACGGAAGTTTAGACAAGTTAATCTTTCGCCATTCGAATTCAACCTCAACGTTACCAGTTCTCAGTTGGAACCAAAGATTTCAAATTATCAAAGGTGTAGCTTGTGGATTAGTATATCTACATGAAGAGTGGGAACAAGTTGTGATTCACAGGGATATCAAGGCAAGTAATGTTCTATTAGACGGTGAAATGAACGCAAGGCTAGGCGATTTTGGGCTTGCAAGATTATACAATCGTGGAACTAATCCTCAGACGACAAATGTGGTTGGAACACTGGGTTATATAGCACCAGAGATGACTAAAACCGGAAGATCAACAACAAGCTCGGATGTTTACTCATTCGGTGCTTTCTTACTCGAAGTTGCTTGTGGCAGGAGACCGATAGAGATGCATAAATCCGAGACGGAAGAGGGTGAAGTTCTTGTTGATTGGGTTTTATATTGTTGGAGAAGCGGTAGAATACTACAAACAAGTGACCCAAATCTTATGAATGAATATGTAAACGAAGAGATGGAATTGGTGTTGAAGATAGGATTGTTATGCTCACGTAATAACCCAAAGGCTAGACCAAGCATGAGGCAGGTGATGCAATATTTAGATGGAGATGTGCCTTTGCCTGAAACTGAGTTATGGGGACTTGATTATGATGACCCTTCCATGTCGTCTAGTTGGGGCGAGCGTCCATCCCATGCCATCGAAATGGTGTCTCTTACAACGAGTAGTCGATCGACGTCAGTTGCAGAATCACTCCTTTCTGGTCCAAGATAA
- the LOC113308675 gene encoding L-type lectin-domain containing receptor kinase IV.2-like isoform X1, giving the protein MLVFKKLDMVVLVVVMLSIAVSPSLSQEQRPEFLYNGFKGEAAKFRFDQGVANITDNGLLRLTNNLNGTYQIGHAFYTRPFQFKSTTIQQNSSTSSSKGNTSSSGGNVFSFSTTFVFSIIPEIEGVSGQGIAFVIAPKGELPGARPSTYLGLFNSTNNGKSTNHVLAVELDTIYNTDFDDINGEHVGIDVNDLKSAISKRSEYTDDNGRIHKISLISGEPIQVWIDYDGVGKKLNVTLAPIYVLRKPKTPLISFGHDLSNVIKDSMYVGFSSSTSFILTSHYIMGWSFKVNNGTAEPLNLNQLPQPPRKKSSKSKLFGVELPIIIPVILLTFIIGILVVVRKIRNEKFEDLVEDWELGYGRQRFSYKDLYIATKGFKEKELLGIGGFGRVYKGELPTSKTEIAVKRVAHNSQQGEREFIAEIISIGHLRHRNLVQLLGYCRRNRELLLVYEFMPNGSLDKLIFRHSNSTSTLPVLSWNQRFQIIKGVACGLVYLHEEWEQVVIHRDIKASNVLLDGEMNARLGDFGLARLYNRGTNPQTTNVVGTLGYIAPEMTKTGRSTTSSDVYSFGAFLLEVACGRRPIEMHKSETEEGEVLVDWVLYCWRSGRILQTSDPNLMNEYVNEEMELVLKIGLLCSRNNPKARPSMRQVMQYLDGDVPLPETELWGLDYDDPSMSSSWGERPSHAIEMVSLTTSSRSTSVAESLLSGPR; this is encoded by the coding sequence ATGTTAGTATTCAAGAAGCTCGATAtggtggttctggtggtggtgatgcTATCTATTGCAGTTTCGCCATCATTATCACAAGAACAACGTCCTGAATTTCTCTACAATGGCTTCAAAGGTGAAGCTGCTAAATTTAGATTTGATCAAGGCGTAGCAAACATCACAGATAACGGCTTATTGAGGTTAACAAACAACTTAAACGGCACCTATCAAATAGGTCATGCTTTCTACACTCGTCCATTTCAATTCAAGAGTACTACTATTCAACAAAATTCATCTACATCATCGTCAAAAGGAAATACTTCTAGTTCTGGTGGTAATGTTTTTTCCTTCTCTACTACATTTGTCTTCTCTATAATACCGGAAATTGAAGGTGTAAGTGGTCAAGGGATTGCTTTTGTTATTGCACCTAAAGGAGAGCTACCAGGAGCAAGACCAAGCACATATCTAGGCTTGTTTAATTCAACAAACAATGGAAAATCTACAAACCATGTCCTAGCTGTAGAATTAGATACCATCTATAATACAGATTTTGATGACATAAATGGTGAACATGTAGGAATCGACGTCAATGACCTGAAGTCTGCTATATCCAAACGTTCCGAGTACACAGATGATAACGGAAGAATTCACAAGATTAGCCTCATAAGTGGGGAACCCATTCAAGTTTGGATAGATTATGATGGGGTTGGGAAGAAACTTAACGTCACGTTAGCGCCAATTTACGTTCTTCGTAAACCCAAAACTCCATTAATCTCTTTCGGCCATGATCTTTCAAACGTCATTAAAGATTCTATGTATGTTGGTTTCTCATCATCTACCAGTTTTATACTAACATCTCATTACATAATGGGATGGAGCTTTAAGGTTAATAATGGAACAGCCGAACCCCTCAATCTCAACCAACTTCCCCAGCCTCCTAGAAAAAAGTCTTCAAAATCAAAACTCTTCGGAGTTGAATTACCAATAATTATCCCAGTTATTTTGCTAACATTTATCATTGGCATCCTAGTCGTCGTAAGAAAAATCAGAAACGAGAAATTTGAAGACCTGGTGGAGGACTGGGAGCTCGGTTATGGGAGGCAGAGGTTCTCATATAAAGATCTATACATTGCTACAAAGGGATTCAAAGAGAAAGAACTTCTTGGCATCGGCGGCTTCGGTAGGGTTTACAAAGGTGAGTTGCCAACTTCAAAAACTGAAATTGCAGTTAAAAGAGTCGCTCATAATTCGCAACAAGGAGAACGGGAATTTATCGCAGAAATCATTAGCATTGGTCACCTTCGACACCGAAATTTGGTACAGCTCTTGGGATATTGCAGGAGGAACAGAGAACTACTTCTGGTCTATGAGTTCATGCCAAACGGAAGTTTAGACAAGTTAATCTTTCGCCATTCGAATTCAACCTCAACGTTACCAGTTCTCAGTTGGAACCAAAGATTTCAAATTATCAAAGGTGTAGCTTGTGGATTAGTATATCTACATGAAGAGTGGGAACAAGTTGTGATTCACAGGGATATCAAGGCAAGTAATGTTCTATTAGACGGTGAAATGAACGCAAGGCTAGGCGATTTTGGGCTTGCAAGATTATACAATCGTGGAACTAATCCTCAGACGACAAATGTGGTTGGAACACTGGGTTATATAGCACCAGAGATGACTAAAACCGGAAGATCAACAACAAGCTCGGATGTTTACTCATTCGGTGCTTTCTTACTCGAAGTTGCTTGTGGCAGGAGACCGATAGAGATGCATAAATCCGAGACGGAAGAGGGTGAAGTTCTTGTTGATTGGGTTTTATATTGTTGGAGAAGCGGTAGAATACTACAAACAAGTGACCCAAATCTTATGAATGAATATGTAAACGAAGAGATGGAATTGGTGTTGAAGATAGGATTGTTATGCTCACGTAATAACCCAAAGGCTAGACCAAGCATGAGGCAGGTGATGCAATATTTAGATGGAGATGTGCCTTTGCCTGAAACTGAGTTATGGGGACTTGATTATGATGACCCTTCCATGTCGTCTAGTTGGGGCGAGCGTCCATCCCATGCCATCGAAATGGTGTCTCTTACAACGAGTAGTCGATCGACGTCAGTTGCAGAATCACTCCTTTCTGGTCCAAGATAA
- the LOC113307740 gene encoding serine/arginine-rich splicing factor RS31-like: protein MRPVFCGSFDHETRQSDLERLFSKYGTVDRVDMKSGFAFVYFDDERDAEDAIRSLDNTPFGYSKRRLSVEWSRGERGNRRDASRPVAKQRPTKTLFVINFDPVDTSIRDIEKHFEPYGKVLHVRIRRNFAFVQFETQEEATKALECTHMSKICGRVVSVEYALRDDSERGGDRRDSPSRGREDSRSRSRSPVRRSSRPSPDYGRAHSPVYDRYKGPSTNRDRSPDYGRYPSRSPVRRTGNGHSPVRRSAVRRSPVVRSPVRRTRSPAVRSPVRRTRSPADRSPVRRSPVGRSPVRRSADSRSPVRHSPPAGRSPNDRSPVRRSPDDRSPV, encoded by the exons ATGAGGCCAGTTTTTTGTGGGAGTTTTGATCATGAGACCCGGCAATCTGATCTTGAACGTCTCTTCTCCAAGTATGGGACTGTTGATAGAGTTGACATGAAATCTG ggtttgctttcgtatattTTGATGACGAGCGTGATGCTGAAGATGCCATCCGGAGCCTTGATAATACCCCATTTGGTTACAGTAAGCGCAGGCTTTCGGTGGAATGGTCAAGG GGAGAACGCGGTAATCGTCGTGATGCATCTAGACCAGTGGCAAAACAGAGGCCTACTAAAACACTGTTCGTGATAAACTTTGACCCAGTAGATACAAGTATCCGAgacattgaaaagcattttgagCCATATGGTAAGGTATTGCATGTCAGAATCCGAAGGAACTTTGCATTTGTTCAGTTTGAGACACAGGAAGAAGCAACTAAAGCTCTTGAGTGCACACACATGAG CAAGATTTGTGGAAGGGTTGTCTCAGTTGAATATGCCCTTAGGGATGACAGCGAGCGTGGTGGTGATAGGCGTGATAGTCCCAGCAGAGGAAGGGAAGACAGCCGTTCCAGAAGTCGAAGTCCTGTGCGTCGAAGTAGTAGACCAAGTCCTGATTATGGACGGGCACACAGTCCAGTGTACGATAGATATAAGGGACCATCAACCAACAGGGATCGAAGCCCTGACTATGGGCGATATCCAAG TCGATCACCTGTTCGCCGCACAGGCAATGGCCACTCACCAGTTCGCCGCTCAGCAGTTCGCCGTTCCCCTGTTGTTCGCTCACCTGTTCGCCGTACCCGTTCCCCTGCTGTCCGCTCACCTGTTCGCCGTACGCGTTCCCCTGCTGACCGCTCACCAGTTCGCCGTTCCCCTGTAGGTCGCTCACCAGTTCGCCGTTCCGCTGATAGCCGCTCGCCTGTTCGCCATTCTCCACCTGCTGGCCGTTCTCCAAATGACCGTTCACCAGTTCGTCGTTCTCCCGATGACCGCTCACCTGTTTGA
- the LOC113310403 gene encoding L-type lectin-domain containing receptor kinase S.4-like: protein MEKHKPLFRILIWVLLLIFTNPVISTEIDEFIYNGFTGGRNNINNNNISLDGIAEIEKDNGILRLTNHTSRLYGHAFYPSPLTFIQNGKVVSFSTCFAFASVPEYQRLGGHGLAFVISPTRDLTGAHPSQYLGLLNASDDKSVENHLLAVEFDTVQDFEFHDIDDNHIGIDINSLTSNASVSAAYWNGDGVAKTNLTLKNGNTIKAWIDYDSGSNVLSVTVSPFNKKPPKAILSYKVDLSLVFKDSMYVGFSASTGLLASSHYVFGWSFKVNGVAEDLNLAKLPSLPKPVKDRTALIAGVTTCLVIVFLIGVIVLAVWGYRKFKNRDAVEDWEIDIGPHRYSYSELKRATNGFTDKDLLGFGGFGKVYKGILPKSKIEVAVKRISNESKQGLREFVSEIASIGRLRHRNLVQLQGWCRRRSDLLLVYDYMPNGSLDKYLFDEPEMILSWEQRYNVIKGVASGLLYLHEEWEQVVIHRDIKASNVLLDNEMNGRLGDFGLARLCEHGSNPDTTRVVGTLGYLAPELTRTGKGTPSSDVFAFGAFLLEIVCGRRPIEPKALPEELILVDWVWEKWRDGLILDVVDARLKGDFNEGEVVLVLKLGLMCSNSADTTRPSMRQVVRYLEGEAKAPESLSSPGEFESGKNPGFDDFLTSSTYSFNNGAAENRKTTTKVTTATDDVPLTSPVSILSGYKNGDDRWSVTQ, encoded by the coding sequence ATGGAGAAACACAAACCCTTATTCAGAATCTTAATCtgggttcttcttctcatcttcacaAACCCAGTCATCTCCACTGAAATTGATGAATTCATCTACAATGGATTCACAGGAGgaagaaacaacatcaacaacaacaacataagcTTAGATGGAATAGCAGAGATTGAAAAAGACAACGGAATCCTCAGATTAACAAACCACACATCAAGATTATATGGTCATGCTTTCTATCCATCTCCATTAACATTCATCCAAAACGGTAAAgtggtttcattctcaacttgTTTTGCATTCGCAAGTGTACCTGAATATCAGAGATTAGGTGGGCATGGATTAGCTTTTGTGATTTCACCAACTAGGGATTTAACTGGTGCACATCCATCTCAGTACTTGGGTTTACTTAATGCTAGTGATGATAAAAGTGTTGAAAATCATTTGCTTGCTGTTGAATTTGACACTGTTCAGGATTTTGAGTTCCATGATATTGATGATAACCATATTGGGATTGATATCAATAGTTTAACATCGAATGCATCTGTATCTGCGGCGTATTGGAATGGCGATGGTGTTGCTAAAACTAATTTGACATTGAAGAATGGGAATACTATTAAAGCTTGGATTGATTATGATTCAGGGAGCAATGTTCTGAGTGTGACGGTGTCGCCGTTTAATAAGAAACCGCCTAAGGCGATTTTGTCTTATAAAGTAGATCTATCTTTGGTGTTTAAGGATTCTATGTATGTTGGTTTTTCTGCATCTACTGGTTTGCTAGCAAGTAGTCATTatgtgtttggatggagttttaAGGTGAATGGTGTAGCTGAGGATCTTAATCTTGCGAAGCTTCCGTCTTTGCCTAAACCGGTGAAAGATCGGACTGCGTTGATTGCTGGTGTGACTACTTGTTTAGTTATTGTTTTCTTGATTGGTGTAATTGTTTTAGCTGTTTGGGGTTACAGGAAATTCAAGAATAGAGATGCGGTTGAGGATTGGGAAATTGATATTGGTCCTCATAGGTACTCTTATAGTGAATTGAAGCGCGCCACAAATGGTTTTACGGATAAAGATCTACTTGGGTTTGGTGGATTTGGTAAAGTTTATAAAGGGATTTTGCCGAAAtcgaaaattgaagttgcagttaAACGGATTTCGAATGAATCGAAACAAGGTTTGAGGGAAtttgtttctgaaattgcttCAATTGGTCGTCTGCGTCATAGGAATTTAGTTCAATTGCAAGGTTGGTGCAGAAGAAGAAGTGATCTTTTGCTCGTATATGATTATATGCCTAATGGAAGTTTAGATAAGTACCTGTTTGATGAGCCTGAAATGATATTAAGTTGGGAACAAAGGTATAATGTCATCAAAGGTGTAGCTTCCGGGTTGTTATATTTACATGAAGAATGGGAGCAAGTAGTGATTCATCGAGACATTAAAGCCAGTAATGTATTGCTAGATAATGAAATGAATGGCCGTCTTGGTGATTTTGGGTTAGCAAGATTATGTGAACATGGATCGAATCCAGATACAACAAGGGTGGTTGGAACATTGGGTTATCTAGCGCCAGAGCTGACAAGAACGGGCAAAGGAACACCAAGTTCAGATGTTTTCGCATTCGGAGCATTCTTGTTAGAAATTGTTTGCGGAAGAAGACCCATTGAACCGAAAGCTTTGCCGGAAGAATTAATATTGGTAGATTGGGTTTGGGAGAAATGGAGAGATGGATTGATTCTTGATGTTGTTGACGCAAGACTGAAAGGTGATTTCAATGAAGGTGAAGTTGTTTTGGTACTGAAACTAGGATTAATGTGTTCGAATTCTGCAGATACGACAAGGCCGAGTATGAGACAAGTTGTTAGGTACTTAGAAGGTGAAGCTAAGGCACCTGAGAGTTTGAGTTCACCAGGTGAGTTTGAGTCAGGTAAGAATCCAGGGTTTGATGATTTCCTGACTTCTTCGACTTATTCCTTTAACAATGGTGCAGCTGAAAATCGAAAAACTACCACTAAGGTCACTACTGCTACTGATGATGTTCCTTTAACTTCTCCTGTTTCCATTCTCTCCGGTTATAAAAATGGCGATGATAGGTGGTCAGTTACTCAATGA